One part of the Pseudomonas sp. MYb118 genome encodes these proteins:
- a CDS encoding formate/nitrite transporter family protein — protein sequence MTTPTNGKTPDLSAKEQREVEKNQPPRAAVLHEIIRTQGDLELERSIAALWWSALAAGLTMGLSLMAMGLLNSRLPEGDGFKVIASFGYCAGFLAVILARQQLFTENTLTAVLPIMSKPTLGNFGRLLRLWSVVLVGNLCGTLLVAYVMLELPIFDSKTDVAFLDIGRKVMEGDRSQMFSKGIISGWMIATMVWMIPSMESAKVWIIVLITYFMALGDFTHIVVGSLEVSYLVFAGELPWKDFWLVFAGPTLAGNIIGGSFIFALISHAQIRSESGTPKDRSAGTAADAEGDDRP from the coding sequence ATGACCACCCCCACCAACGGCAAGACCCCTGATCTCTCGGCCAAGGAACAGCGCGAGGTCGAAAAGAACCAACCCCCGCGCGCAGCCGTGCTGCACGAAATCATCCGCACCCAGGGCGATCTCGAACTGGAGCGCAGCATTGCCGCGCTCTGGTGGTCGGCCCTCGCTGCAGGCCTGACCATGGGCCTGTCGCTGATGGCCATGGGGCTGCTCAACTCGCGCCTGCCCGAAGGCGACGGCTTCAAGGTCATCGCCAGTTTCGGCTACTGCGCCGGGTTCCTCGCGGTGATCCTCGCCCGCCAGCAACTGTTCACCGAAAACACCCTGACGGCCGTGCTGCCGATCATGAGCAAGCCCACGCTGGGCAATTTCGGCCGATTGCTGCGGTTATGGTCCGTGGTGCTGGTGGGCAACCTCTGCGGCACCCTGCTGGTGGCCTACGTCATGCTGGAACTGCCGATCTTCGACAGCAAGACCGATGTCGCTTTCCTCGACATCGGGCGCAAGGTCATGGAAGGCGACCGCAGCCAGATGTTCTCCAAAGGCATCATTTCCGGCTGGATGATCGCCACCATGGTCTGGATGATCCCGTCCATGGAGAGCGCGAAGGTGTGGATCATCGTTCTCATCACCTACTTCATGGCGCTGGGCGACTTCACCCACATCGTCGTCGGCTCGCTGGAGGTTTCCTATCTGGTGTTCGCCGGTGAATTGCCGTGGAAGGATTTCTGGCTGGTGTTTGCCGGCCCCACGCTGGCGGGCAACATCATCGGCGGCAGTTTCATCTTCGCGTTGATCAGCCATGCGCAGATTCGCAGCGAATCCGGCACGCCCAAGGACCGGAGCGCCGGCACCGCAGCGGACGCTGAGGGCGATGATCGCCCCTGA
- a CDS encoding acyl-CoA thioesterase, translating to MNFHTRKWVKPEDLNPNGTLFGGSLLRWIDEEAAIYAIVQLGNQRVVTKYISEINFVSASRQGDIIELGITATEFGRTSITLTCEVRNKITRKSILTVEKMVFVNLGEDGLPAPHGRTEIKYVKDQFKDE from the coding sequence ATGAATTTCCACACCCGCAAATGGGTAAAACCCGAAGACCTCAACCCCAACGGCACCCTGTTCGGCGGCAGCCTGTTGCGCTGGATCGACGAAGAAGCGGCGATCTACGCCATCGTCCAGTTGGGCAACCAGCGCGTGGTGACCAAGTACATTTCCGAAATCAACTTCGTCAGCGCCTCGCGCCAGGGCGACATCATCGAACTGGGCATCACCGCCACCGAATTCGGCCGTACCTCGATCACCCTGACCTGCGAAGTGCGCAACAAGATCACCCGCAAGAGCATCCTGACGGTGGAGAAGATGGTCTTCGTCAACCTCGGCGAAGACGGCCTGCCGGCGCCGCATGGCCGGACCGAGATCAAGTACGTCAAGGATCAGTTCAAGGACGAGTGA
- the ahcY gene encoding adenosylhomocysteinase, whose translation MSAVITPADFTDYKVADMSLAAWGRRETIIAESEMPALMGLRRKYAEEQPLKGAKILGCIHMTIQTAVLIETLVALGAEVRWSSCNIFSTQDQAAASIAAAGIPVFAWKGETEQEYEWCLEQTILKDGAPWDANMILDDGGDLTELLHKKYPQVLDRVHGVTEETTTGVHRLLDMLAKGELKIPAINVNDSVTKSKNDNKYGCRHSLNDAIKRGTDHLLSGKQALVIGYGDVGKGSAQSLRQEGMIVKVSEVDPICAMQACMDGFELVSPFIDGINNGTEASIDKALLGKIDLIVTTTGNVNVCDANMLKALKKRAVVCNIGHFDNEIDTAFMRKNWAWEEVKPQVHKIHRTGAGAFDAQNDDYLILLAEGRLVNLGNATGHPSRIMDGSFANQVLAQIFLFGQKYADLSPAQKAERLTVEVLPKKLDEEVALEMVRGFGGVVTQLTKTQADYIGVTVEGPFKPHAYRY comes from the coding sequence ATGAGCGCTGTAATCACGCCTGCAGATTTTACCGACTACAAAGTTGCCGACATGTCCCTGGCTGCCTGGGGCCGCCGCGAAACCATCATCGCCGAGTCGGAAATGCCTGCCCTGATGGGTCTGCGCCGCAAGTACGCCGAAGAGCAACCGCTCAAGGGCGCAAAAATCCTCGGCTGCATCCACATGACCATTCAGACTGCCGTGCTGATCGAAACCCTGGTTGCCCTGGGTGCCGAAGTGCGCTGGTCGTCCTGCAACATCTTCTCGACCCAGGACCAGGCTGCTGCCTCCATCGCCGCTGCCGGCATTCCGGTTTTCGCCTGGAAAGGTGAAACCGAGCAAGAGTACGAGTGGTGCCTGGAGCAGACCATCCTCAAGGACGGCGCCCCATGGGATGCCAACATGATCCTCGACGACGGCGGTGACCTGACCGAGCTGCTGCACAAGAAGTACCCGCAGGTACTGGACCGCGTTCACGGCGTGACCGAAGAAACCACCACCGGCGTACACCGTCTGCTGGACATGCTGGCCAAGGGCGAACTGAAGATCCCGGCCATCAACGTCAACGACTCGGTCACCAAGAGCAAGAACGACAACAAGTACGGCTGCCGTCACAGCCTGAACGACGCGATCAAGCGCGGCACCGACCACCTGCTGTCCGGCAAGCAAGCGCTGGTCATCGGTTACGGTGACGTGGGCAAGGGTTCCGCCCAGTCCCTGCGCCAGGAAGGCATGATCGTCAAGGTTTCCGAAGTCGACCCGATCTGCGCCATGCAAGCCTGCATGGACGGTTTCGAACTGGTTTCGCCGTTCATCGACGGCATCAACAACGGCACCGAAGCCAGCATCGACAAGGCCCTGCTGGGCAAGATCGACCTGATCGTGACCACCACCGGCAACGTCAATGTTTGCGATGCAAACATGCTCAAAGCCCTGAAGAAGCGCGCCGTTGTCTGCAACATCGGTCACTTCGACAACGAAATCGACACCGCTTTCATGCGCAAGAACTGGGCATGGGAAGAAGTGAAGCCACAGGTCCACAAGATCCACCGTACCGGCGCTGGCGCATTCGATGCCCAGAACGACGACTACCTGATCCTGCTGGCCGAAGGTCGTCTGGTGAACCTGGGTAACGCCACTGGCCACCCAAGCCGCATCATGGACGGTTCGTTCGCCAACCAGGTACTGGCGCAGATCTTCCTGTTCGGCCAGAAGTACGCCGACCTGTCGCCAGCCCAGAAAGCCGAGCGCCTGACCGTTGAAGTACTGCCCAAGAAGCTCGACGAAGAAGTGGCCCTGGAAATGGTCCGCGGTTTCGGCGGCGTCGTGACTCAACTGACCAAGACCCAGGCCGACTACATCGGCGTGACCGTCGAAGGTCCGTTCAAGCCGCACGCTTACCGCTACTGA